A part of Sebastes umbrosus isolate fSebUmb1 chromosome 21, fSebUmb1.pri, whole genome shotgun sequence genomic DNA contains:
- the kbtbd2 gene encoding kelch repeat and BTB domain-containing protein 2, giving the protein MSDLSERRPVNTDYAVSLLEQLKFFYEQKLLTDVVLLVEDTEFPCHKMVLATCSSYFRAMFMSGLSESKQTHVHLRNVDPATLQIIITYAYTGNLAISDSTVEPLYETACFLQVDDVLLQCRDYLVKKINAENCVRMLSIGDLFSCSELKQSAKRMVEHKFPMVYRQEAFLQLSHELLIDVLSSDNLNVEKEETVREAAMLWLEYNMESRSQHLSSVLSQIRIDALSEVTQRAWFQGLPPNDKSVVVQGLYKSMPKFFKPRLGMTKEEMLIFMEAMSETQGDAYVMSGSLPTTVVCYSPQAEKVYKLNNPPGDLQKVGTLVTPDNDVFIAGGQIPLKNSITNHGKSGKLQAVFRSVDSFFWFDAQQNAWVPKTPMLCARIKPSLVHCEGYIYAIGGDNVGGELNKRTVERYDCEKDEWSMMSPLPFAWNWSTSVVAHDCIYVMTHDLMYCYFPRADTWVEMAMRKTSRCFASAASFGDLIFYIGGLHVVSNSGIRLPTSTIDGSSVTVEIYDVNKNEWRQAANIPAKRYSDPCVRAVVLLNSLCIFMRETHMNERAKYAIYQYDMELDRWYLRQPVSERVLWDLGKDFRCAVGKLYPSCLEESPWKPPTYLFSPDGGEEFEVDGELVTLPHV; this is encoded by the exons ATGTCGGATCTCAGTGAGCGCAGGCCGGTCAACACGGACTACGCTGTCTCCCTGCTGGAGCAGCTCAAGTTCTTTTACGAACAGAAATTACTGACTGACGTTGTGCTGCTGGTGGAGGACACGGAGTTCCCATGTCACAAGATGGTCCTGGCCACGTGTAGCTCCTATTTCAG GGCGATGTTCATGAGTGGCCTCAGCGAGAGCAAGCAGACCCACGTCCACCTGAGGAACGTGGACCCGGCCACGCTGCAGATCATCATCACCTACGCCTACACGGGCAACCTGGCCATCAGCGACAGCACCGTGGAGCCGCTCTACGAGACCGCCTGCTTCCTACAG GTGGATGACGTCTTGCTGCAGTGCAGAGACTACCTGGTGAAGAAGATAAACGCTGAGAACTGCGTCCGCATGCTGAGCATCGGTGACCTGTTCAGCTGCAGCGAGCTAAAGCAGAGCGCTAAGCGCATGGTGGAGCACAAGTTCCCCATGGTGTACAGGCAGGAGGCCTTCCTTCAGCTCTCCCACGAGCTGTTGATAGACGTCCTGAGCAGCGACAACCTCAACgtggagaaggaggagacgGTGCGCGAAGCGGCCATGCTGTGGTTGGAGTATAATATGGAGTCGCGCTCGCAGCACCTGTCCTCCGTGCTCAGTCAGATCCGCATCGACGCGCTGTCGGAGGTGACGCAGCGCGCCTGGTTCCAGGGTCTGCCGCCAAACGACAAGTCTGTGGTGGTGCAGGGCCTCTACAAGTCCATGCCCAAGTTCTTCAAACCTCGGTTAGGCATGACCAAGGAGGAGATGCTGATCTTCATGGAGGCCATGTCAGAAACGCAGGGCGATGCATATGTAATGTCCGGGTCCTTGCCTACTACGGTAGTGTGTTACAGCCCGCAGGCGGAGAAAGTGTACAAGCTCAACAACCCCCCAGGAGACCTGCAGAAGGTGGGGACCCTCGTTACACCAGACAATGATGTGTTCATCGCCGGTGGACAGATCCCTCTCAAAAACTCTATCACCAACCACGGCAAGAGCGGAAAGCTACAGGCGGTCTTCCGCTCAGTTGATAGCTTCTTCTGGTTTGACGCCCAGCAGAACGCCTGGGTACCCAAAACCCCCATGCTGTGTGCCCGAATCAAGCCCTCGCTGGTCCACTGCGAGGGCTACATCTATGCAATCGGGGGGGATAACGTCGGCGGAGAGCTGAACAAGCGCACAGTGgagcgctatgactgcgagaaGGACGAGTGGAGCATGATGAGCCCCCTGCCCTTCGCCTGGAACTGGAGCACCTCTGTGGTGGCGCACGACTGCATCTACGTGATGACCCACGACCTGATGTACTGCTACTTCCCCCGAGCCGACACCTGGGTGGAGATGGCCATGCGCAAGACGAGCCGCTGCTTCGCCTCCGCCGCTTCTTTCGGCGACCTCATTTTCTACATCGGCGGCCTCCACGTGGTCAGCAACTCTGGCATCCGCTTGCCCACGAGCACCATCGACGGCTCCTCCGTCACCGTGGAGATCTACGACGTCAACAAGAACGAGTGGCGCCAGGCCGCCAACATCCCCGCTAAGCGTTACTCGGACCCGTGCGTGCGGGCAGTGGTGCTGCTCAACTCGCTGTGCATTTTCATGCGTGAAACCCACATGAACGAGCGCGCCAAGTACGCTATCTATCAGTATGACATGGAGCTGGACCGCTGGTACCTGCGGCAGCCCGTGTCCGAACGCGTGCTCTGGGATCTGGGCAAGGACTTCCGCTGTGCGGTGGGGAAGCTGTACCCCTCCTGCCTCGAGGAGTCCCCCTGGAAACCCCCAACCTACCTCTTCTCCCCCGACGGAGGCGAGGAGTTCGAGGTGGACGGGGAGCTGGTGACCCTCCCTCACGTATAG
- the buc gene encoding bucky ball isoform X1 — MDDGSKQPQTFGSGQQRAQHPRPFFYVQPPTQPYYLYQHWQMNNPYNQYGVPGGLNYGRPCMNPYQYMQYPGFVYPHAPIYPMDYRRMFEPRFQPPPWNEMPRQQHQHHPQPYGRREMACSEAQTDPSDAITKLIECLDKIRATELQGAERELDSGVASQSSGMFSPVEEKKSEEQSLVLPSAPDHSHSESSAVTFSDSTTAVYDGESSQRSLEGLSPHGCWSAGLEEEYPLDSSSIHEECPELEQSAEDEHFLPLEKAEVAGIQSDILATDAGVPRCDAEELLKQGVDPILPSTTSQLVHKDDKSGDTVSKTEHLKANPSYQILKLPFESVLTPGDAAAGRLPSPTAPYYYNYLSMPITHERMSVLSPSLDELSSRDEMFSTDLDDADLFPKHMYAGRRLAEVVSGSPQAAEEEELWLPGSKRFMCACCGKSLAKGAGRSKVHGSKMYREEAGHSEEESRYGRGCEQPVRVVVRKHTAPRKPHPVPLRHAAKPWYKRGQYQDPSDPVTQEEGHDVCKQESADGEAGEMTSGELQCRTCQDRLCREDVTTSADQGRWGDGDVIPRRRQAAPLQRQEMSTQRKVMYHRPRDEDKDDDEPPPLHWERGSMMRGEPRC, encoded by the exons ATGGACG ATGGAAGCAAACAACCACAGACATTTGGGAGTGGACAGCAGAGAGCTCAACATCCCAGACCTTTCTTCTATGTCCAGCCACCAACTCAACCTTATTACCTCTACCAGCACTGGCAGATGAACAACCCATACAACCAATATGGTGTACCTGGAG GTCTTAACTATGGCCGTCCCTGCATGAACCCGTACCAGTACATGCAGTATCCCGGGTTTGTTTACCCTCACGCCCCGATATATCCGATGGATTACAGGCGAATGTTTGAGCCTCGCTTCCAACCTCCTCCCTGGAATGAAATGCCTcggcagcagcatcagcatcaccCACAGCCTTACGGGCGTCGAGAAATGGCCTGCTCAGAGGCTCAAACCGACCCCAGTGACGCCATAACCAAACTCATCGAGTGCCTGGATAAAATCCGAGCCACTGAGCTGCAGGGCGCCGAGAGGGAACTCGACTCTGGTGTCGCCTCGCAGTCCTCGGGAATGTTTTCTCCAGTAGAAGAGAAGAAAAGCGAAGAGCAGAGTCTCGTCCTGCCTTCAGCGCCTGATCACAGCCATTCAGAGTCTTCAGCTGTGACCTTCAGTGACTCCACAACAGCGGTGTACGACGGCGAGTCCAGCCAGAGGAGCCTAGAAGGCCTGAGCCCTCACGGATGCTGGTCGGCAGGACTGGAAGAGGAGTATCCTCTCGATAGCTCCTCTATTCACGAAGAGTGTCCTGAGCTGGAGCAGTCAGCAGAAGACGAACACTTCCTCCCTCTTGAGAAAGCAGAGGTCGCGGGTATCCAGTCAGATATCTTGGCGACTGATGCAGGTGTTCCCAGATGTGACGCTGAAGAGCTCCTGAAGCAGGGAGTGGATCCAATCCTGCCTTCTACCACCAGTCAGCTGGTGCACAAAGATGATAAAAGTGGCGACACGGTCTCAAAGACAGAACATCTGAAAGCTAATCCCAGCTACCAGATCCTCAAGCTGCCCTTTGAGAGCGTTTTGACACCTGGAGATGCTGCAGCCGGCCGCCTCCCCTCACCTACTGCTccctactactacaactacctATCCATGCCGATCACCCACGAGCGGATGAGCGTTCTCAGTCCGTCTCTGGACGAGCTGTCCTCCAGAGACGAGATGTTCTCCACAGATCTGGACGATGCAGATCTTTTCCCCAAACACATGTACGCAGGCAGGAGACTCGCAGAGGTCGTGAGCGGGTCTCCACAAgctgctgaagaagaagaactgtGGCTGCCGGGCTCAAAGAGGTTCATGTGCGCCTGCTGCGGGAAAAGCCTTGCAAAAGGGGCCGGAAGGAGCAAAGTCCACGGCTCCAAGATGTACAGGGAGGAAGCCGGACACTCTGAGGAGGAAAGCAGGTATGGAAGAGGGTGTGAGCAGCCCGTCAGAGTGGTTGTGAGGAAGCATACTGCACCCAGGAAGCCCCATCCGGTCCCGCTGAGACACGCTGCAAAACCTTGGTATAAAAGAGGCCAATACCAAGATCCGTCCGATCCAGTGACCCAAGAGGAAGGTCATGATGTCTGTAAGCAGGAGTCAGCTGATGGCGAGGCTGGAGAGATGACCAGTGGTGAGCTGCAGTGCAGAACATGTCAGG ACAGACTCTGCAGAGAAGATGTGACCACGTCAGCTGACCAAGGCAGGTGGGGAGACGGTGACGTGATTCCCAGGAGGAGACAAGCAGCCCCTCTGCAACGACAAG AGATGAGTACTCAGAGGAAAGTGATGTACCACAGGCCGAGAGACGAGGACAAAGATGACGATGAGCCGCCACCGTTACACTGGGAGAGAG GCTCTATGATGAGAGGAGAACCGAGATGTTGA
- the buc gene encoding bucky ball isoform X2 has product MACSEAQTDPSDAITKLIECLDKIRATELQGAERELDSGVASQSSGMFSPVEEKKSEEQSLVLPSAPDHSHSESSAVTFSDSTTAVYDGESSQRSLEGLSPHGCWSAGLEEEYPLDSSSIHEECPELEQSAEDEHFLPLEKAEVAGIQSDILATDAGVPRCDAEELLKQGVDPILPSTTSQLVHKDDKSGDTVSKTEHLKANPSYQILKLPFESVLTPGDAAAGRLPSPTAPYYYNYLSMPITHERMSVLSPSLDELSSRDEMFSTDLDDADLFPKHMYAGRRLAEVVSGSPQAAEEEELWLPGSKRFMCACCGKSLAKGAGRSKVHGSKMYREEAGHSEEESRYGRGCEQPVRVVVRKHTAPRKPHPVPLRHAAKPWYKRGQYQDPSDPVTQEEGHDVCKQESADGEAGEMTSGELQCRTCQDRLCREDVTTSADQGRWGDGDVIPRRRQAAPLQRQEMSTQRKVMYHRPRDEDKDDDEPPPLHWERGSMMRGEPRC; this is encoded by the exons ATGGCCTGCTCAGAGGCTCAAACCGACCCCAGTGACGCCATAACCAAACTCATCGAGTGCCTGGATAAAATCCGAGCCACTGAGCTGCAGGGCGCCGAGAGGGAACTCGACTCTGGTGTCGCCTCGCAGTCCTCGGGAATGTTTTCTCCAGTAGAAGAGAAGAAAAGCGAAGAGCAGAGTCTCGTCCTGCCTTCAGCGCCTGATCACAGCCATTCAGAGTCTTCAGCTGTGACCTTCAGTGACTCCACAACAGCGGTGTACGACGGCGAGTCCAGCCAGAGGAGCCTAGAAGGCCTGAGCCCTCACGGATGCTGGTCGGCAGGACTGGAAGAGGAGTATCCTCTCGATAGCTCCTCTATTCACGAAGAGTGTCCTGAGCTGGAGCAGTCAGCAGAAGACGAACACTTCCTCCCTCTTGAGAAAGCAGAGGTCGCGGGTATCCAGTCAGATATCTTGGCGACTGATGCAGGTGTTCCCAGATGTGACGCTGAAGAGCTCCTGAAGCAGGGAGTGGATCCAATCCTGCCTTCTACCACCAGTCAGCTGGTGCACAAAGATGATAAAAGTGGCGACACGGTCTCAAAGACAGAACATCTGAAAGCTAATCCCAGCTACCAGATCCTCAAGCTGCCCTTTGAGAGCGTTTTGACACCTGGAGATGCTGCAGCCGGCCGCCTCCCCTCACCTACTGCTccctactactacaactacctATCCATGCCGATCACCCACGAGCGGATGAGCGTTCTCAGTCCGTCTCTGGACGAGCTGTCCTCCAGAGACGAGATGTTCTCCACAGATCTGGACGATGCAGATCTTTTCCCCAAACACATGTACGCAGGCAGGAGACTCGCAGAGGTCGTGAGCGGGTCTCCACAAgctgctgaagaagaagaactgtGGCTGCCGGGCTCAAAGAGGTTCATGTGCGCCTGCTGCGGGAAAAGCCTTGCAAAAGGGGCCGGAAGGAGCAAAGTCCACGGCTCCAAGATGTACAGGGAGGAAGCCGGACACTCTGAGGAGGAAAGCAGGTATGGAAGAGGGTGTGAGCAGCCCGTCAGAGTGGTTGTGAGGAAGCATACTGCACCCAGGAAGCCCCATCCGGTCCCGCTGAGACACGCTGCAAAACCTTGGTATAAAAGAGGCCAATACCAAGATCCGTCCGATCCAGTGACCCAAGAGGAAGGTCATGATGTCTGTAAGCAGGAGTCAGCTGATGGCGAGGCTGGAGAGATGACCAGTGGTGAGCTGCAGTGCAGAACATGTCAGG ACAGACTCTGCAGAGAAGATGTGACCACGTCAGCTGACCAAGGCAGGTGGGGAGACGGTGACGTGATTCCCAGGAGGAGACAAGCAGCCCCTCTGCAACGACAAG AGATGAGTACTCAGAGGAAAGTGATGTACCACAGGCCGAGAGACGAGGACAAAGATGACGATGAGCCGCCACCGTTACACTGGGAGAGAG GCTCTATGATGAGAGGAGAACCGAGATGTTGA
- the buc2l gene encoding uncharacterized protein buc2l yields the protein MEAATSTFQHSYGMGPQGPNPPYGAQQAQGPHLPAPGPSGAPRPEEQHHQHHQQQQQQHHKPFFYVQSSQPYMPMQSMQWPVPMPMPVSYNPYYPGLGYGMQAVMPHYQPNPYMEPPGFVVPHTHLHLMDYRRMLNPQYYQTMAYHSRRYRYQHNSQTREMTSSEVQTEPLSAAQRTSTPGPSKVEAPSDLPVCIGDTSPSVSIKQPLSPALAVQKVNHSLELKDTAPSSITRTPPNGSFVIQTEEVRIECCTTPVGLQLLHARETAEVSHSFSQKVVQRSSSVLQGRVRQDEGPCLPADQSEQALQACPDILLVGTPSSGEKYPALEESRNQVDHATADVGSRVAAHADVQETNAEKDSSKNFNFKVVHPTFDPKYLDELWKMESSVWSMEETLVPSPESLIQNGRTECHDERLAGVAEVPSADVLTAREEAPAEDVVPMIEMLPLEEDEQEHMVPSVEDEMVSEADLCPGMDVPVAEEAPMTELTHTAEVLLGNSPLKAGRKNVQDHQDTSFESLPAYLPSTSWLADFDNVYYCSKMPPTPKKQSRLVGNHGLDVPTRRRKLDYKEQPTVRKPKERFKPKGKVDRRSLSDHECCLNRNFTENAFTPYAPKRERLCSRCVAKSRIGTSASPGLDGGILKRKASLLQQWNDLPTCEACKSHSKKWLMRKGSSPDIRPHHGHDSEGESSENSSCRLGPKWRAADPPRKLNSLKRPLASKQNVEKCPAAVYTKLRDKNCVCNEPQHQSVVWERLRHCPHGNAIREMDENCALPASLQDKWRIMDQIYLTHRWQMEKPWKAVMPNHDSDGSKNEARSSHFNKHKKSQPQSQGTCRKDTRC from the exons ATGGAGGCAGCCACATCTACCTTCCAGCATTCTTACGGTATGGGCCCTCAGGGTCCAAACCCACCATACGGAGCTCAGCAGGCCCAGGGACCCCATCTGCCGGCTCCAGGGCCTTCAGGAGCTCCACGTCCTGAGGagcagcaccaccagcaccaccagcagcagcagcagcagcaccacaaaCCTTTCTTCTACGTACAGTCCTCGCAGCCATACATGCCCATGCAGAGTATGCAGTGGCCTGTACCAATGCCCATGCCTGTGTCCTACAACCCATACTACCCTGGTTTAG GTTATGGCATGCAAGCAGTGATGCCCCACTATCAGCCAAATCCGTACATGGAGCCACCCGGCTTTGTTGTACCCCACACCCACCTCCATTTGATGGACTACCGACGCATGCTCAACCCCCAGTACTACCAGACCATGGCCTACCACTCCCGCAGGTACCGCTACCAGCACAACAGCCAGACCAGAGAAATGACCAGCTCTGAGGTTCAAACGGAGCCACTGTCTGCCGCCCAGAGGACCAGCACTCCAGGTCCCAGCAAAGTCGAGGCCCCCAGTGACCTCCCAGTCTGCATCGGCGACACCAGCCCCAGTGTCTCCATCAAGCAGCCGCTCTCACCAGCCTTGGCTGTGCAGAAGGTGAATCATTCTCTGGAGCTAAAGGACACGGCGCCCTCTTCCATCACCAGGACGCCACCAAATGGCAGCTTTGTGATTCAGACAGAGGAGGTGAGGATTGAATGCTGCACCACACCGGTGGGACTGCAACTCCTGCACGCTCGTGAGACTGCAGAAGTGTCCCACAGCTTCTCCCAAAAAGTGGTCCAGCGCAGTAGCTCTGTCCTCCAGGGTCGCGTGCGGCAGGACGAGGGGCCGTGCCTTCCTGCAGATCAGTCGGAGCAGGCGCTCCAAGCTTGTCCTGACATCCTGTTAGTTGGGACGCCCAGCAGTGGTGAGAAGTACCCTGCTCTGGAGGAGTCCAGGAACCAGGTGGACCATGCGACTGCCGATGTTGGTTCCCGAGTAGCAGCTCACGCCGACGTTCAAGAGACGAACGCTGAGAAAGATTCGTCAAAGAATTTCAACTTCAAAGTCGTTCACCCGACCTTCGACCCCAAATACTTGGATGAGCTGTGGAAGATGGAGTCCAGTGTCTGGTCAATGGAGGAAACTCTGGTTCCCTCTCCTGAATCGCTGATCCAGAATGGCCGCACAGAGTGTCATGATGAAAGACTGGCAGGTGTAGCTGAAGTGCCCTCAGCAGATGTGCTGACGGCGAGAGAGGAGGCTCCTGCAGAAGACGTCGTCCCCATGATTGAGATGCTTCCTCTGGAAGAGGATGAACAGGAGCACATGGTGCCCAGTGTGGAGGATGAGATGGTGTCTGAAGCTGATCTGTGCCCCGGGATGGATGTTCCTGTCGCAGAGGAAGCTCCTATGACGGAGTTGACTCACACAGCAGAGGTGCTTTTGGGTAATTCCCCTCTTAAGGCAGGTAGAAAGAACGTGCAGGATCACCAGGACACTTCATTTGAATCACTGCCTGCCTACCTACCTTCAACCAGCTGGCTGGCTGACTTCGATAATGTCTACTATTGCAGCAAGATGCCGCCAACTCCCAAGAAGCAGAGCAGACTTGTGGGCAACCATGGATTAGATGTGCCAACCAGGAGACGAAAACTAGACTACAAAGAACAACCAACCGTTCGCAAGCCGAAAGAGAGGTTCAAACCCAAAGGGAAGGTGGATCGGCGAAGCCTCTCTGACCACGAGTGCTGCCTCAACAGGAACTTCACTGAGAATGCGTTTACTCCTTATGCGCCCAAGAGGGAGCGACTTTGCTCCAGATGTGTGGCGAAGAGCAGGATCGGCACGTCTGCCAGTCCGGGACTCGACGGTGGCATCTTAAAAAGAAAAGCGTCTCTCCTCCAACAGTGGAATGACTTACCAACATGTGAAGCCTGTAAATCTCACTCCAAGAAGTGGCTGATGAGAAAAGGTTCCAGTCCTGATATCCGCCCTCATCACGGACACGACAGCGAGGGGGAGTCTTCTGAGAACAGCTCGTGTCGCTTAGGTCCTAAATGGAGGGCGGCTGATCCTCCCAGGAAGCTGAACAGCCTCAAGAGGCCGCTTGCCTCCAAGCAGAACGTGGAGAAATGTCCTGCAGCGGTGTACACGAAGCTGAGGGACAAGAACTGCGTGTGCAATGAGCCGCAGCATCAGTCCGTAGTGTGGGAGAGGCTGCGCCACTGTCCCCACGGCAACGCCATCCGAGAAATGGATGAGAACTGCGCCCTGCCGGCTTCCCTCCAGGACAAATGGAGGATAATGGATCAGATTTACCTGACACACAGGTGGCAAATGG AGAAGCCATGGAAAGCAGTGATGCCGAACCACGACAGCGACGGCTCCAAGAATGAAGCCAGATCATCACATTTTAACAAACACAAGAAATCACAACCACAATCACAAG gaACTTGTAGAAAAGACACAAGGTGTTGA